From one Lotus japonicus ecotype B-129 chromosome 3, LjGifu_v1.2 genomic stretch:
- the LOC130742837 gene encoding ABC transporter F family member 4-like isoform X1: MKISSMGKKKTDDAGQSTKAKASSKDAPKKEKISVSAMLASMDEKPDKAKKVASSSNKPKPKPKASTYTDGIDLPPSDDDDDDLSEDESKQSRPDFKPLEVSVTDKELKKREKKDILAAHAVEQAKKEALRDDHDAFTVVIGSRASVLDGEDDADANVKDITVENFSVSARGKELLKNTSVKISHGKRYGLVGPNGMGKSTLLKLLAWRKIPVPKNIDVLLVEQEIVGDDKTALEAVVSANVELVNVRQEVAALTNAASVEESVDKDNNLEEDEAGEKLAELYEKLQLMGSDAAESQASKILAGLGFTKDMQGRPTKSFSGGWRMRISLARALFVQPTLLLLDEPTNHLDLRAVLWLEEYLCRWKKTLVVVSHDRDFLNTVCIEIIHLHDLKLHLYRGNFDDFESGYEQRRKEINKKYEIYDKQMKAAKRSGNRAQQEKVKDRAKFAAAKEASKNKGKGKGKVDEDEIAPEAPQKWRDYSVEFHFPEPTELTPPLMQLIEVSFSYPNRDDFRLSNVDVGIDMGTRVAIVGPNGAGKSTLLNLLAGDLVPSEGEVRRSQKLRIGRYSQHFVDLLTMDETPVQYLLRLHPDQEGLSKQEAVRAKLGKFGLPSHNHLTPIVKLSGGQKARVVFTSISMSKPHILLLDEPTNHLDMQSIDALADALDEFTGGVVLVSHDSRLISRVCDDEERSQIWIVEDGTVRNFPGTFEDYKDDLLKEIKAEVDD; the protein is encoded by the exons ATGAAG ATTTCTTCGATGGGAAAGAAAAAGACGGACGATGCAGGCCAGTCTACGAAGGCCAAAGCTAGTAGCAAAGATGCtcctaagaaagaaaaaatttctgTCTCTGCCATGCTGGCCAGTATGGATGAAAAGCCTGATAAAGCCAAAAAAGTAGCTTCTTCCTCCAATAAGCCCAAGCCAAAACCGAAAGCTTCTACTTACACTGATGGTATTGATCTTCCTccctctgatgatgatgatgacgatcTATCTGAAGATGAGTCCAAACAGTCCAGACCTGATTTCAAGCCACTTGAAGTGTCTGTTACAGACAAAGAGTTGAAAAAACGTGAGAAGAAAGATATTTTGGCTGCCCATGCTGTTGAGCAGGCAAAGAAGGAAGCTCTTAGGGATGATCATGATGCTTTTACTGTTGTCATTGGAAGCCGGGCTTCAGTGCTTGATGGAGAAGATGATGCTGATGCTAATGTTAAAGATATAACGGTGGAAAATTTTTCTGTGTCTGCTCGAGGTAAGGAACTTCTGAAAAATACATCGGTGAAGATATCTCATGGGAAGCGATATGGTTTGGTTGGGCCCAATGGAATGGGCAAGTCCACACTATTGAAGCTTCTTGCTTGGAGGAAGATACCAGTACCTAAAAATATCGATGTCCTTCTGGTTGAGCAGGAGATAGTTGGGGATGATAAAACAGCACTTGAAGCTGTTGTTTCAGCTAATGTTGAACTTGTTAATGTTCGACAAGAAGTTGCTGCTCTCACAAATGCAGCTTCTGTTGAGGAAAGTGTAGATAAAGATAATAATTTGGAGGAAGATGAAGCAGGAGAAAAGTTAGCAGAGCTGTATGAAAAATTGCAGCTGATGGGGTCTGATGCTGCTGAATCTCAGGCATCAAAGATATTAGCTGGTTTGGGTTTTACAAAGGATATGCAGGGCCGTCCTACAAAATCCTTTAGCGGTGGCTGGAGGATGAGAATTTCTTTAGCTCGAGCACTTTTTGTGCAGCCAACTCTATTACTGCTTGATGAACCCACAAATCATCTTGACCTGAGGGCTGTTCTCTGGTTGGAAGAGTACTTGTGCCGTTGGAAAAAAACTTTGGTGGTTGTCTCTCATGATAGGGATTTCCTGAATACAGTATGCATTGAGATTATTCATCTCCATGATTTGAAGCTTCATCTCTATCGTGGAAACTTTGATGATTTTGAGAGTGGGTATGAACAGCGTCGTAAAGAGATTAATAAGAAGTATGAGATTTATGACAAGCAAATGAAAGCGGCTAAAAGGAGTGGAAACCGGGCTCAACAAGAAAAGGTGAAGGATCGAGCTAAGTTTGCAGCAGCTAAGGAAGCATCTAAAAACAAGGGTAAGGGCAAGGGCAAGGTTGATGAGGATGAGATCGCACCAGAGGCACCACAGAAATGGAGGGATTACAGTGTTGAGTTCCACTTTCCTGAACCTACTGAGCTCACACCTCCACTTATGCAGCTTATTGAAGTGAGCTTCAGCTACCCAAACCGAGATGATTTCAGACTCTCAAATGTTGATGTTGGCATTGATATGGGGACTCGTGTTGCCATTGTTGGGCCTAACGGAGCTGGAAAATCTACACTGCTAAATCTTCTGGCTGGTGATTTGGTTCCATCTGAAGGTGAAGTTCGAAGGAGTCAGAAGTTGAGGATAGGAAGATATTCCCAACACTTTGTGGACCTTCTGACAATGGATGAAACTCCTGTGCAGTACCTTCTCCGTCTCCACCCAGACCAGGAGGGACTTAGCAAGCAAGAGGCTGTTCGTGCAAAGCTTGGTAAGTTTGGGCTGCCTAGTCATAACCATCTTACCCCTATTGTGAAACTATCAGGAGGGCAAAAAGCTCGGGTGGTCTTCACGTCGATATCCATGTCAAAACCTCACATTTTATTGTTAGATGAACCCACAAATCATCTGGATATGCAAAGTATTGATGCATTGGCTGATGCATTGGATGAATTCACTGGAGGAGTTGTTCTTGTTAGTCATGATTCAAGATTGATATCACGTGTTTGTGACGATGAAGAAAGGAGTCAAATATGGATTGTTGAGGATGGCACTGTCAGAAATTTCCCTGGAACATTTGAGGATTACAAGGATGATTTGCTGAAAGAGATTAAAGCTGAAGTTGATGATTAA
- the LOC130742837 gene encoding ABC transporter F family member 4-like isoform X2: MGKKKTDDAGQSTKAKASSKDAPKKEKISVSAMLASMDEKPDKAKKVASSSNKPKPKPKASTYTDGIDLPPSDDDDDDLSEDESKQSRPDFKPLEVSVTDKELKKREKKDILAAHAVEQAKKEALRDDHDAFTVVIGSRASVLDGEDDADANVKDITVENFSVSARGKELLKNTSVKISHGKRYGLVGPNGMGKSTLLKLLAWRKIPVPKNIDVLLVEQEIVGDDKTALEAVVSANVELVNVRQEVAALTNAASVEESVDKDNNLEEDEAGEKLAELYEKLQLMGSDAAESQASKILAGLGFTKDMQGRPTKSFSGGWRMRISLARALFVQPTLLLLDEPTNHLDLRAVLWLEEYLCRWKKTLVVVSHDRDFLNTVCIEIIHLHDLKLHLYRGNFDDFESGYEQRRKEINKKYEIYDKQMKAAKRSGNRAQQEKVKDRAKFAAAKEASKNKGKGKGKVDEDEIAPEAPQKWRDYSVEFHFPEPTELTPPLMQLIEVSFSYPNRDDFRLSNVDVGIDMGTRVAIVGPNGAGKSTLLNLLAGDLVPSEGEVRRSQKLRIGRYSQHFVDLLTMDETPVQYLLRLHPDQEGLSKQEAVRAKLGKFGLPSHNHLTPIVKLSGGQKARVVFTSISMSKPHILLLDEPTNHLDMQSIDALADALDEFTGGVVLVSHDSRLISRVCDDEERSQIWIVEDGTVRNFPGTFEDYKDDLLKEIKAEVDD; the protein is encoded by the coding sequence ATGGGAAAGAAAAAGACGGACGATGCAGGCCAGTCTACGAAGGCCAAAGCTAGTAGCAAAGATGCtcctaagaaagaaaaaatttctgTCTCTGCCATGCTGGCCAGTATGGATGAAAAGCCTGATAAAGCCAAAAAAGTAGCTTCTTCCTCCAATAAGCCCAAGCCAAAACCGAAAGCTTCTACTTACACTGATGGTATTGATCTTCCTccctctgatgatgatgatgacgatcTATCTGAAGATGAGTCCAAACAGTCCAGACCTGATTTCAAGCCACTTGAAGTGTCTGTTACAGACAAAGAGTTGAAAAAACGTGAGAAGAAAGATATTTTGGCTGCCCATGCTGTTGAGCAGGCAAAGAAGGAAGCTCTTAGGGATGATCATGATGCTTTTACTGTTGTCATTGGAAGCCGGGCTTCAGTGCTTGATGGAGAAGATGATGCTGATGCTAATGTTAAAGATATAACGGTGGAAAATTTTTCTGTGTCTGCTCGAGGTAAGGAACTTCTGAAAAATACATCGGTGAAGATATCTCATGGGAAGCGATATGGTTTGGTTGGGCCCAATGGAATGGGCAAGTCCACACTATTGAAGCTTCTTGCTTGGAGGAAGATACCAGTACCTAAAAATATCGATGTCCTTCTGGTTGAGCAGGAGATAGTTGGGGATGATAAAACAGCACTTGAAGCTGTTGTTTCAGCTAATGTTGAACTTGTTAATGTTCGACAAGAAGTTGCTGCTCTCACAAATGCAGCTTCTGTTGAGGAAAGTGTAGATAAAGATAATAATTTGGAGGAAGATGAAGCAGGAGAAAAGTTAGCAGAGCTGTATGAAAAATTGCAGCTGATGGGGTCTGATGCTGCTGAATCTCAGGCATCAAAGATATTAGCTGGTTTGGGTTTTACAAAGGATATGCAGGGCCGTCCTACAAAATCCTTTAGCGGTGGCTGGAGGATGAGAATTTCTTTAGCTCGAGCACTTTTTGTGCAGCCAACTCTATTACTGCTTGATGAACCCACAAATCATCTTGACCTGAGGGCTGTTCTCTGGTTGGAAGAGTACTTGTGCCGTTGGAAAAAAACTTTGGTGGTTGTCTCTCATGATAGGGATTTCCTGAATACAGTATGCATTGAGATTATTCATCTCCATGATTTGAAGCTTCATCTCTATCGTGGAAACTTTGATGATTTTGAGAGTGGGTATGAACAGCGTCGTAAAGAGATTAATAAGAAGTATGAGATTTATGACAAGCAAATGAAAGCGGCTAAAAGGAGTGGAAACCGGGCTCAACAAGAAAAGGTGAAGGATCGAGCTAAGTTTGCAGCAGCTAAGGAAGCATCTAAAAACAAGGGTAAGGGCAAGGGCAAGGTTGATGAGGATGAGATCGCACCAGAGGCACCACAGAAATGGAGGGATTACAGTGTTGAGTTCCACTTTCCTGAACCTACTGAGCTCACACCTCCACTTATGCAGCTTATTGAAGTGAGCTTCAGCTACCCAAACCGAGATGATTTCAGACTCTCAAATGTTGATGTTGGCATTGATATGGGGACTCGTGTTGCCATTGTTGGGCCTAACGGAGCTGGAAAATCTACACTGCTAAATCTTCTGGCTGGTGATTTGGTTCCATCTGAAGGTGAAGTTCGAAGGAGTCAGAAGTTGAGGATAGGAAGATATTCCCAACACTTTGTGGACCTTCTGACAATGGATGAAACTCCTGTGCAGTACCTTCTCCGTCTCCACCCAGACCAGGAGGGACTTAGCAAGCAAGAGGCTGTTCGTGCAAAGCTTGGTAAGTTTGGGCTGCCTAGTCATAACCATCTTACCCCTATTGTGAAACTATCAGGAGGGCAAAAAGCTCGGGTGGTCTTCACGTCGATATCCATGTCAAAACCTCACATTTTATTGTTAGATGAACCCACAAATCATCTGGATATGCAAAGTATTGATGCATTGGCTGATGCATTGGATGAATTCACTGGAGGAGTTGTTCTTGTTAGTCATGATTCAAGATTGATATCACGTGTTTGTGACGATGAAGAAAGGAGTCAAATATGGATTGTTGAGGATGGCACTGTCAGAAATTTCCCTGGAACATTTGAGGATTACAAGGATGATTTGCTGAAAGAGATTAAAGCTGAAGTTGATGATTAA